The DNA window AGATACTCGATGGTGCACGGGCGGGCCATCGCCGGTCTCGCGCCCGGCCCACCTTGACAGCCTCGAGAGGCCTGAACAATATCAGGCCCGGCTTCGCGGCTGTGGAGGACGATTCATGGATAGGGTAGCGCTCGACCAAGCCATCGCCACGCTCCAGCAGAACAAGGAAGCGTGGGTGCGCGTTTCCGTGGATCGCAAGGTCGAGCTCCTCGAGGAGCTGATCCGGGGCACGGCGGCCGTGGCCGACCGTCAGGTGGCGGCCGCGGCGCAGGCCAAGGGCCTCTCTCCCGAGTCGCCCCTCGTGGGCGAGGACTACCTCGGCGGCCCCGTGGTGACGGTGCGCAACCTGCGCCTCCTCGCCGGCACGCTCCGGGACGTGGCGCGCTACGGGCGCCCCCGCCTCGACGAGAAGCGGATCCGGACGCGGGCCGGGGGCCAGGTGGTGGTGGAGGTCTTCCCCCTGAACCTCCTCGAGAAGTTCTTGTACCCGGGCTTTTCGGCCGAGGTGTGGATGCAGCCCGGCGTGACGCCGGACAGCCTGCCGTACCACATGGCCCACTTCTACCGGCAGAGCACGCCCGTGGGTCGGGTGGCGCTGGTGCTCGGCGCGGGGAACGTGGCCTCCATCGGGCCTCTCGACGTGGTGCACAAGCTCTTCGTCGAGGGGCAGGTCTGTCTGCTGAAGATGAACCCGGTCAACGAGTACCTCGGGCCCTTCATCGAGGAGGCCTTCGCGCCCCTCGTGCGCCAGGGATTCGTGCGCGTGGTCTACGGGGGCCCCGAGGCGGGGGAGTACCTCTGCACGCATCCGGGCATCGACGAGATCCACATCACCGGCAGCGACAAGACGCACGACGCCATCGTCTTCGGCACGGGAAAGGCCGGAGCCGACCGCAAGCGCAACAAGCAGCCCCAGAACGCGAGGCGCATCACGAGCGAGCTCGGCAACGTGAGCCCGATCGTCGTCGTGCCGGGCCTCTGGAGCGACGCCGAGGTGCAGTTCCAGGCCGAGAACATCGTCACGCAGATGACGAACAACGTGGGTTTCAACTGCAACGCGGCCAAGGTGATCGTCACCCACGAGAAGTGGCCCCAGCGGCGGGCGCTATTGGATGCCGTGCGGAAGGTGTTGCGCGAGCTGCCGCAGCGCCGGGCCTATTACCCGGGAGCCGAAGGGCGCTACGACGCCTTCGTCAAGACGCACCCCCAGGCGGAGGAGTTCGGCACCCGCCGGCAGGGAGAGCTGCCGTGGGCGCTCATCCCGGGCGTCAGCGCGGACAACACCGACGAGGCCTGCTTCACGACCGAGTCGTTCTGCGGCGTGACGGCCGAGACGACACTCCCCGGCGCCGACGCGGCGGAGTTTCTCGCGGCTGCCGTGCAGTTCTGCAACACGCGGCTGTGGGGCACGTTGAACGCCGAGATCCTCGTCCACCCGGCGTCGGCAAGCTACCTCGGGCAGTCCCTGGATCAGGCGATCGCGGACCTGCGGTACGGCACGGTCTCTCTGAACCACTGGCCGGCGATGGCCTACGCGCTCGGGAC is part of the Deltaproteobacteria bacterium genome and encodes:
- a CDS encoding aldehyde dehydrogenase family protein — protein: MDRVALDQAIATLQQNKEAWVRVSVDRKVELLEELIRGTAAVADRQVAAAAQAKGLSPESPLVGEDYLGGPVVTVRNLRLLAGTLRDVARYGRPRLDEKRIRTRAGGQVVVEVFPLNLLEKFLYPGFSAEVWMQPGVTPDSLPYHMAHFYRQSTPVGRVALVLGAGNVASIGPLDVVHKLFVEGQVCLLKMNPVNEYLGPFIEEAFAPLVRQGFVRVVYGGPEAGEYLCTHPGIDEIHITGSDKTHDAIVFGTGKAGADRKRNKQPQNARRITSELGNVSPIVVVPGLWSDAEVQFQAENIVTQMTNNVGFNCNAAKVIVTHEKWPQRRALLDAVRKVLRELPQRRAYYPGAEGRYDAFVKTHPQAEEFGTRRQGELPWALIPGVSADNTDEACFTTESFCGVTAETTLPGADAAEFLAAAVQFCNTRLWGTLNAEILVHPASASYLGQSLDQAIADLRYGTVSLNHWPAMAYALGTTTWGAYPGHTLEDIQSGIGVVHNAFLFDKPEKTVVRGPFRMFPKPPWFVTHKQMLAVGRKLLEYEQEPSLKHIPSIAVRAIFG